From the Desulfosarcina sp. BuS5 genome, one window contains:
- a CDS encoding zinc-ribbon domain-containing protein has product MNIICKKCQGKFRIADEKIPAGKTASFPCPKCKETIYVSGEAEEKNIKGSVDEGLDFYKADECDYESDEKTFDFVEEEGNTALICEEDPVIKKKISKVLNLMEYHITEAENSRDALTRLRYHSYDLVITNERFDTSNPDANTVLTFLERRSMADRRNTCLILLSSRFRTMDNIMALQKSVNCIIHIEDINNIDKIIGKVIADNEFFFRTYNETLKLAGKI; this is encoded by the coding sequence ATGAATATTATATGTAAAAAATGTCAGGGTAAATTTAGAATAGCAGATGAAAAAATTCCTGCGGGCAAGACCGCATCATTCCCGTGTCCCAAATGTAAAGAAACAATTTACGTTTCAGGAGAGGCAGAAGAAAAAAATATTAAGGGCTCCGTGGATGAGGGGCTTGATTTTTACAAGGCAGATGAATGCGATTACGAGTCGGATGAAAAAACTTTTGATTTTGTTGAGGAGGAAGGTAACACAGCTCTGATTTGCGAAGAAGACCCGGTCATAAAAAAAAAAATAAGCAAAGTGCTTAACCTTATGGAATACCATATTACCGAGGCTGAGAATTCAAGGGATGCATTAACCAGGCTGAGGTACCATTCATATGATCTGGTAATCACCAATGAACGTTTCGACACATCCAACCCTGATGCAAATACGGTGCTCACATTTCTTGAGAGACGCAGCATGGCAGACCGGCGTAATACCTGTCTGATTCTTCTAAGCAGCAGATTCCGCACAATGGATAATATTATGGCATTGCAAAAAAGCGTAAACTGTATTATTCATATAGAAGATATTAATAATATAGATAAAATAATAGGGAAAGTCATAGCTGATAACGAATTTTTTTTTCGAACTTATAATGAGACTCTAAAGTTAGCTGGAAAAATATAG
- a CDS encoding metal ABC transporter ATP-binding protein — translation MTGKTDIILKDVSFSYNGEPILENVNLEIEHGDFSTIVGPNGGGKTTLLKLLLGLLKPDKGEILIFGDIPDQSLMRVGYMPQYAHLDFQFPINVMDVVLMGCLGRSWFGWHSKNDIKKAQSSLAEVKLADYAGRRFSELSGGQRQRVLIARALCCDPELLLLDEPTANIDPQMEEALIEILKRLNRHMTILLVTHDIGFVSQVVKSVICVNRQVVIHPTSSLNGMLIKEIYGGDFRMIRHDHRCSEKGHYHA, via the coding sequence GTGACCGGTAAAACAGATATTATATTAAAAGATGTTTCCTTTTCTTATAATGGAGAGCCTATACTGGAAAATGTTAATCTCGAAATCGAACATGGTGATTTCTCCACAATAGTCGGCCCCAACGGAGGGGGAAAAACAACCCTGTTAAAACTACTCCTTGGGCTCCTCAAACCTGATAAAGGCGAAATCCTGATTTTTGGCGATATACCTGACCAATCTTTGATGCGGGTGGGATATATGCCCCAGTATGCGCATCTCGATTTTCAGTTTCCTATTAATGTTATGGATGTAGTCTTGATGGGTTGCCTGGGGCGGAGCTGGTTTGGTTGGCACTCAAAGAATGACATTAAAAAGGCCCAATCTTCACTTGCGGAAGTTAAACTTGCAGATTATGCCGGCCGAAGGTTCAGCGAGCTGTCGGGTGGGCAGAGACAACGGGTTTTAATAGCCAGGGCTTTATGCTGCGATCCCGAACTTTTGCTTCTTGATGAACCTACCGCGAATATAGATCCGCAGATGGAAGAGGCTCTTATTGAAATCCTGAAAAGATTGAACCGGCACATGACGATACTCCTTGTAACACATGATATCGGTTTTGTTTCACAGGTTGTAAAAAGCGTCATATGTGTTAATCGACAGGTTGTAATACATCCCACAAGCAGTTTAAACGGCATGCTTATCAAAGAAATTTATGGTGGTGATTTTCGTATGATTCGCCATGACCACAGGTGTAGCGAAAAAGGTCATTACCATGCTTGA
- a CDS encoding metal ABC transporter permease: MTTGVAKKVITMLEFWNALLDPDNEFLRLALYVGILASLPFGIIGTYVVTRKISYLAGAISHCVFGGIGAGLYIQVKLGFFWFDPVYGAVASALLAAVIIGLVSLYAQEREDTAIGALWAVGMATGLLFIDMTPGYFDITSYLFGDILLISKYDLWLVICLDILVIAILILFFNKLLAVCFDGEFARLRGINADALYILLLCLTALTVVLLVRMVGIVMVIALLTIPPAIAGLFAKRLWQMMALAIILCATFTWSGLAISYHFKLSSGPAIIVIAGLTYLIVLSATRIKRKWLYRLIFK; this comes from the coding sequence ATGACCACAGGTGTAGCGAAAAAGGTCATTACCATGCTTGAATTTTGGAATGCCCTGCTTGATCCTGATAATGAATTTTTGCGTCTTGCCTTATATGTGGGTATACTCGCCAGTTTACCTTTCGGTATTATAGGAACATACGTTGTAACCCGCAAAATCAGCTATCTTGCAGGCGCAATCTCCCATTGTGTATTCGGAGGTATCGGAGCCGGTCTTTATATTCAGGTAAAGCTGGGGTTTTTCTGGTTTGATCCTGTGTACGGAGCTGTGGCATCAGCTCTTCTTGCGGCTGTCATCATAGGGCTGGTAAGTCTCTACGCCCAGGAACGGGAAGATACTGCCATAGGCGCGTTATGGGCTGTGGGCATGGCTACAGGGCTTTTGTTTATAGATATGACACCGGGATATTTTGATATAACAAGCTATCTTTTTGGAGATATACTGCTGATTTCAAAATATGATCTTTGGCTGGTGATTTGTCTCGATATTTTAGTGATTGCAATTTTGATCCTGTTTTTCAACAAGCTGCTTGCTGTATGTTTTGATGGTGAGTTTGCGCGTTTGCGGGGAATAAATGCAGACGCGCTGTATATACTTCTACTCTGTCTCACGGCCTTAACCGTTGTTCTTCTTGTCAGAATGGTTGGTATTGTTATGGTTATAGCACTGCTGACCATACCGCCTGCGATTGCCGGCCTTTTTGCGAAAAGACTCTGGCAGATGATGGCTCTGGCGATAATTTTATGCGCAACGTTTACATGGTCAGGTCTTGCAATCAGTTATCATTTCAAACTTTCAAGCGGCCCTGCAATAATTGTTATTGCAGGGCTTACATACCTGATTGTTTTATCAGCCACACGAATAAAGAGGAAATGGCTGTACAGATTGATTTTTAAGTGA
- the nifS gene encoding cysteine desulfurase NifS — protein sequence MKQLIYVDNNATTKVDGEVLDAMLPYFSDYYGNPSSMHSFGGETGYKIAEARANVAALINASPDEIIFTSCGTESDNTAIKAALRTHPGKKHIITTRVEHPAIKSLCEDLSRNGHRITYVPVDNEGLLDIDYLYDHITDDTAIVSVMWANNETGVIFPIEEIAGELSERGIVFHTDAVQAAGKIPIDVQKIQIDMLSMSGHKIHAPKGIGVIYIRKGTRFSPFLIGGHQETGRRGGTENVATIIGMGKACELAMENFENEKIKIKRLRDMLESEILKTVPSSMINGNRENRLPTTTNISFEFVEGEAILLMLNEHGICASSGSACTTGSLEPSHVLRAMGVPYTAAHGSIRFSLSKYNTEKEIKYIIEKVPPIIKRLRELSPFWNESIK from the coding sequence TCCAGCATGCACTCATTCGGTGGAGAAACGGGTTATAAAATAGCAGAGGCAAGGGCAAATGTAGCGGCGCTGATAAATGCTTCACCGGATGAAATTATCTTTACCAGTTGCGGAACCGAGAGTGATAATACAGCCATTAAGGCAGCATTACGTACCCATCCTGGGAAAAAACACATAATTACGACCAGGGTTGAGCATCCGGCGATTAAAAGTCTTTGCGAGGATCTATCGAGGAACGGGCATCGTATCACTTATGTTCCTGTTGATAACGAGGGATTGCTTGATATCGATTATCTCTATGATCATATAACCGACGATACTGCTATTGTCAGTGTAATGTGGGCGAATAATGAAACCGGAGTTATATTTCCCATAGAGGAGATAGCCGGGGAGTTGTCTGAAAGAGGCATAGTCTTTCATACAGACGCGGTGCAGGCTGCAGGAAAAATCCCCATAGATGTTCAAAAAATTCAGATAGATATGCTTTCCATGTCAGGCCATAAAATTCATGCTCCGAAAGGGATAGGAGTTATTTATATTAGAAAAGGGACAAGGTTTTCTCCTTTTTTGATTGGCGGGCACCAGGAAACCGGCAGGCGCGGGGGCACTGAGAATGTAGCAACAATAATCGGGATGGGCAAGGCATGCGAACTGGCTATGGAGAATTTTGAAAATGAAAAAATAAAAATCAAGAGATTACGGGACATGCTTGAGTCTGAAATCCTAAAGACCGTACCGTCTTCCATGATAAACGGAAACAGGGAAAACCGCCTGCCGACCACTACCAACATCAGTTTTGAATTTGTTGAAGGTGAGGCCATACTGTTGATGTTGAATGAGCATGGTATATGCGCTTCTTCCGGTTCGGCCTGCACAACAGGTTCCCTTGAACCGTCTCATGTATTACGCGCAATGGGAGTCCCGTATACTGCGGCTCATGGTTCAATCCGCTTCAGTCTCAGCAAATATAATACTGAAAAAGAAATAAAATACATTATCGAAAAGGTACCACCTATTATCAAACGTCTTAGAGAGTTATCCCCGTTCTGGAATGAATCAATCAAATAA